The sequence AATTAATAATGATATTATGACAATGCTAATCCTACAAATTTATATCCTTATTCACATAAACACCCACCTGGGAGATATTAACTATCCCACCTAATGTCTCCACCATTTTGTCCACATTCACCACTTTCGCTGGGTACTCAATTACCTCCAATTCCTTGTTCGAAGAAAAATTAACTTGTTTTGTAGTCATTGTGAAAATACTTTGTTTACATGGCTTTATACGGATGGGATACGAAACtgtttacaaattttcgatACATTTTGTAGGTATCGAGTACACAATTCTTCACAAATCGATATGGGAGGCTGTATGCACGGTGCCAGTTTACACACGAATCCTTTTGTCTCCCAAATCGACTTTTTGCGGGCGAAGTGACGAAGAAGAAAAACGAAAGAACTGCGTTTTCGTGCACGTAACAGTTCGCTGATATGCAATTCAATCTTTCCCTCTTATAACAAATTagattatacaaataaaatatcaaagcaattttatatatgtactgtgttcattaaagcaattgcatcaatgtaaaaattatatataattaaaacaataattaatttaatttccatcTGATAATAATTAatgacaaatatatattttaaactataaccaccctaatatttcaATTGTATAAGCTGCTTTCTGAACATATGGTTACCCTcgttaaaaatatcgataaaataaaattctttcatCGAAACATTAACACTTCTATTATTTTTGGTTTACCTTCCTCGTGTTGTTTAACGTCTCagtaaagaaatcaaaataaaaaatgggcGCGTTAGCAGAAGTACGTATTATTTTTGATtcaatgtataaaataaaataaatcactttTTAACAGGTTGCTGGTGATGAAAATAGCGGCGAAGGCTCACGCACATTTGTGTTCCAAAACGAGGGACATACTTTAGGCAATGCTCTAAAAACTATCATAAGCAGATATCCGGATGTTGATTTTTGCGGTTACACTATTCCTCATCCAACTGAAAGCAAAATGCATTTTCGGATACAATCTAATCAAAACAGAGCTATTGACATTTTAAAACGAGGCTTAGATGATTTAGAATCCCTTTGTGATCATACTATCAGCACGTTCGAGTCAGAAGTTAAAACGTAtattgaaacaaataataaacctGTGGTAATgtaatacgtacatatttagtttttattcatGTGTATAagcttatttataaaaattttaaataaataatctaATTAAGTAGCAATGCGCATTTTTTTCGGATCATAATTTGGTTTCCGTAGATGATGATAGTTAGGTAATACTTTTCTTAGAAAATCAATCTGGAGGGTTTGTGACTAAAttagaatatataaaataaaaattattttttattatttgaaatttttattttatgaaagtgttaatatgtatgtttatcgtTATACTTTCGAACGAAATCATCGTTTACAGAGAATAAAATTAGTTTGCAAAAGTTTACACACATTaacactttcaaaaataaagtataTGCATTTTTACCCCATGTTTATCGATGGCCTCTCTCTGTAAGCAATTTCGACCATAAATCACAGTATTTTCAGGAAGTTTCTGCTCCGAAACTAATCTTACACCAGCACCAATAATACAGCCGCTCGAAACGAAGACGCAAGGCCCCACGTAGCACTTGCTCTCAAACACATTCTTTTCTCCAATGTGACATGCTTCCACTCTGCTACCCACTTCAAAAACATTATTTGCTCCAATGTTTAAAGTTCGCACTTCAACTGCTGGATCAATTTTGTTATCTGTTGGCAGACGGAATGCAATTGTGGAGTACTCTTCCACTATACAATTTTCACCTAACACAATAGGTCCAGCTTCCGCAATTATGGTAGCACTGGGGTGAATTACACATCCAGGTGAAATGGTGATGTCACCAATCAAGCTACAGTCCTCACAAACTATAGCTTTCGCCATTATTTTAATcctacaattaaaatatatatcaataaTTCTTTATTACTAATTTTATCACAATATATACTCATTATGTTCCGCGTGGGACATGTtgtaaaactatattttttggatatttttattatttaat comes from Bactrocera dorsalis isolate Fly_Bdor unplaced genomic scaffold, ASM2337382v1 BdCtg361, whole genome shotgun sequence and encodes:
- the LOC105223202 gene encoding dynactin subunit 6 isoform X2: MSKQKVIKIMAKAIVCEDCSLIGDITISPGCVIHPSATIIAEAGPIVLGENCIVEEYSTIAFRLPTDNKIDPAVEVRTLNIGANNVFEVGSRVEACHIGEKNVFESKCYVGPCVFVSSGCIIGAGVRLVSEQKLPENTVIYGRNCLQREAIDKHGSQTLQIDFLRKVLPNYHHLRKPNYDPKKMRIAT
- the LOC105223202 gene encoding dynactin subunit 6 isoform X1 encodes the protein MSHAEHNEIKIMAKAIVCEDCSLIGDITISPGCVIHPSATIIAEAGPIVLGENCIVEEYSTIAFRLPTDNKIDPAVEVRTLNIGANNVFEVGSRVEACHIGEKNVFESKCYVGPCVFVSSGCIIGAGVRLVSEQKLPENTVIYGRNCLQREAIDKHGSQTLQIDFLRKVLPNYHHLRKPNYDPKKMRIAT
- the LOC105223113 gene encoding probable DNA-directed RNA polymerases I and III subunit RPAC2, producing MGALAEVAGDENSGEGSRTFVFQNEGHTLGNALKTIISRYPDVDFCGYTIPHPTESKMHFRIQSNQNRAIDILKRGLDDLESLCDHTISTFESEVKTYIETNNKPVPTLDNRLY